A region of Chitinophaga horti DNA encodes the following proteins:
- a CDS encoding polyketide cyclase — protein MKKILKDESFRLSIIITLIFIGTGIAFLFYGLVDYSWVLFGLLPVVLGVAIGTMKVRMYALWGAIITTIIMLIGIYIPGLSGIICIVMAIGLVVPFIFLGYVIARLVRRYRLIKETNKLPILILPLIPFLIAAPTEHYMKKEKEVVIEVKSARYFNYTPEQVYDAIKSVDTVDAEKPFLLKLDLPIPIKCVLEKEEVGGLRTCYFRGGRLSNADFGGGSIVERITELERGKVLRMDVLDYNLVGRNWLGFKEAIYYFEPAGNNGCKMTRITTYTSVLTPRFYWEPMERLGIEQEHEYVFNNIDKDLHNAAAK, from the coding sequence ATGAAAAAGATCCTGAAAGACGAAAGTTTTCGTTTATCCATTATCATTACACTCATCTTTATCGGGACGGGCATCGCGTTCCTGTTCTACGGCCTGGTTGATTATAGCTGGGTGTTATTCGGCCTGCTTCCCGTTGTACTGGGGGTGGCCATCGGTACCATGAAAGTGCGGATGTATGCCTTATGGGGCGCCATCATCACCACCATCATCATGCTGATCGGGATTTACATCCCGGGGCTTTCCGGCATCATCTGTATCGTAATGGCCATCGGCCTGGTCGTGCCATTCATCTTCCTGGGGTACGTGATCGCGCGATTAGTAAGGCGTTACAGGCTGATCAAAGAGACCAACAAGCTGCCTATCCTCATCCTGCCCCTTATCCCATTCCTGATTGCCGCGCCCACCGAGCATTACATGAAGAAGGAAAAAGAAGTAGTGATCGAAGTGAAATCAGCGCGTTATTTCAATTACACCCCCGAGCAAGTGTACGACGCTATTAAGTCCGTTGATACCGTTGATGCAGAAAAGCCCTTCCTCCTGAAACTTGATCTTCCCATTCCCATTAAATGCGTGCTGGAAAAAGAAGAAGTGGGCGGACTGCGTACCTGTTATTTCCGCGGTGGCCGTTTAAGCAACGCCGATTTTGGAGGCGGCTCCATCGTAGAGCGCATCACCGAACTGGAACGTGGCAAAGTGTTACGCATGGACGTACTTGATTACAATCTCGTTGGCCGCAACTGGCTTGGCTTTAAAGAAGCCATCTATTACTTTGAACCCGCTGGCAACAACGGTTGTAAGATGACCCGCATCACCACCTACACCTCCGTTTTAACCCCCAGGTTTTACTGGGAACCAATGGAACGTTTAGGCATCGAGCAGGAGCATGAATACGTGTTCAACAACATTGACAAAGACCTTCACAATGCGGCAGCCAAATAA
- the rpiA gene encoding ribose-5-phosphate isomerase RpiA, with protein MATDLIAEKRIAAEAAVAMVKDAQVVGLGTGSTAEFAVKAIAERVKQGLQIKGIPTSDNTAQMARQLGIPLIDINSIDTIDITIDGADEFTEQLHLIKGGGGALLKEKIVASKTTQQIIIADSSKHVAFLGKFKLPVEVIPFASRYVMAQLAKLGGDGVVRQVNGQPFITDEGNVIIDADFKKISDPVALSDALNGIVGVVEHGLFTGLAQQVIMGHEGGVKIFR; from the coding sequence ATGGCAACAGATCTTATTGCAGAAAAAAGAATAGCCGCCGAAGCGGCAGTAGCAATGGTAAAAGACGCGCAGGTCGTAGGCCTGGGTACCGGCTCCACCGCGGAGTTTGCGGTAAAGGCAATCGCGGAAAGGGTGAAGCAGGGCTTGCAGATCAAAGGCATTCCCACATCTGACAATACCGCCCAAATGGCCCGTCAACTGGGCATTCCCCTCATCGATATCAACTCGATCGATACGATCGATATTACGATAGACGGGGCAGATGAGTTTACTGAGCAGCTGCATCTGATCAAAGGTGGTGGCGGTGCCTTGCTGAAGGAAAAGATCGTGGCGTCTAAAACTACGCAGCAGATCATTATTGCAGATTCTTCCAAACACGTAGCCTTCCTGGGTAAGTTTAAACTGCCTGTCGAAGTCATTCCTTTCGCTTCGCGATATGTGATGGCGCAGCTGGCGAAGCTGGGCGGCGATGGCGTTGTCCGGCAGGTAAATGGTCAACCTTTTATTACCGATGAAGGGAATGTGATCATTGATGCTGATTTTAAAAAGATTTCCGACCCCGTCGCTTTGTCTGACGCCCTGAACGGTATCGTTGGTGTGGTAGAGCATGGGTTGTTTACCGGGCTGGCGCAGCAAGTGATCATGGGGCATGAAGGCGGTGTTAAGATATTCCGCTAA
- a CDS encoding sugar phosphate isomerase/epimerase family protein has product MSSRRNFLLQSALGVAATAVAPLASVAAVQVKGNKNTDVNIGMAGYTFAKFDVDQAIAMMKRVGIKHISVKDIHLPLNASDEKIAEVKGKFAAAGINVYAVGVIYMKTEKAVDEAFAYAKRVGVPMIVGVPNPELLDHTEKKVKEYGIKLAIHNHGPEDKLYPGPANVIGLLKNRDPRMGLCIDIGHAMRAGEEPGKAIREYKDKIFDLHIKDVTVGSKDGKAVEIGRGVIDFAGLIKSLEKIKYQGICAIEYEKDMSDPLPGIAESAGYFRGVVKTVTA; this is encoded by the coding sequence ATGTCTTCCAGAAGAAACTTCCTGTTGCAATCCGCCCTCGGCGTTGCTGCCACCGCCGTTGCACCCCTGGCTTCTGTAGCCGCCGTGCAGGTAAAGGGTAATAAGAACACCGACGTAAACATCGGCATGGCCGGTTATACCTTCGCCAAGTTCGATGTGGACCAGGCCATTGCTATGATGAAGCGGGTAGGAATTAAACACATCTCCGTAAAAGATATTCATCTGCCCCTGAATGCCTCCGACGAAAAGATTGCCGAGGTGAAAGGCAAGTTTGCTGCGGCGGGAATCAACGTATATGCCGTGGGCGTTATCTATATGAAAACAGAAAAAGCAGTGGACGAAGCCTTTGCCTACGCAAAACGTGTAGGCGTTCCGATGATCGTTGGCGTACCCAATCCCGAGCTGCTGGATCATACGGAAAAGAAAGTAAAGGAGTATGGCATCAAACTGGCCATTCATAACCATGGTCCGGAGGATAAACTGTATCCTGGTCCGGCCAATGTGATCGGCCTCCTTAAAAACCGCGATCCCCGCATGGGCCTCTGTATCGATATCGGCCACGCCATGAGGGCAGGAGAGGAGCCGGGCAAAGCGATCCGCGAGTATAAAGACAAGATATTCGATCTGCATATTAAGGATGTTACCGTTGGATCGAAAGATGGCAAAGCCGTAGAAATCGGCCGGGGTGTGATCGATTTTGCAGGACTGATCAAGTCACTCGAAAAGATTAAGTACCAGGGTATCTGCGCAATTGAGTATGAAAAAGACATGAGTGATCCGCTGCCAGGCATTGCCGAATCAGCTGGTTACTTCAGGGGAGTCGTAAAAACCGTTACTGCCTGA
- a CDS encoding heparinase II/III-family protein gives MRYLMMVVLLFTGTALARAQQSKQNLLSGKYSKEELGKILIPQAKWTPFPKRQDKSGWAKADAATKAAVIKKAESFIGFTWPTIPATKSLLIVRNGNRSDYQDIANIKREALGYLLLAEVFEDKGRFTDDIINGVWAICEESFWGASAHLPRNKPHSGLPDVSKPFVELFSAETATLLAWVDYFVGDKLDEVSLQVRKRIYHETNYRIFEPLMNQHHGWMAANSQGRPPNNWNPWICSNWLNAVLLLEKDDTKRTAAVHKLLQTLDAFLNPYPADGGCDEGPSYWGAAAASLYDNLAMLNLASNDAFNYVFEDEKVRNMGRYIYRAQISRKYFLNFADADPQPNMDGAMIYRYGKAIKDADMMRFGAYYIDGKAPAKLTRYHYFRNLFEIFMQDEFAKAEKGLPLPADSWLPDLQVFVSRDLNGSTDGYFVAAKGGHNDESHNHNDIGNYVVYYDGQPLLIDVGRGTYTAKTFSDKRYDIWYNRSDYHNLPTVNGQTQLPGMKYKAGKVDYMRGKWYTKFSLDLKDAYPEAAGIEKWQRNILFTKGKKVEISEDIVLKQGGNIVEHLVTCFPAALISPGKIVVHWKSEKGEAKDFYIHYPEKLFGANVEKVKLQAMEDEGIKQKWGDNIYRINFTTVKDLPKAKFTFVITGK, from the coding sequence ATGCGTTATTTGATGATGGTCGTGCTGTTATTTACAGGCACAGCGTTGGCCCGGGCACAGCAGTCGAAACAAAACCTGCTGAGCGGCAAATATTCAAAGGAAGAATTAGGGAAGATACTGATACCACAAGCGAAGTGGACGCCCTTTCCCAAGCGGCAGGATAAGTCCGGATGGGCCAAAGCTGATGCAGCAACCAAAGCGGCGGTAATCAAAAAAGCGGAAAGTTTTATCGGCTTTACCTGGCCCACTATTCCCGCCACTAAATCATTGCTGATCGTACGCAACGGCAATCGCAGCGACTACCAGGACATTGCCAACATTAAACGCGAAGCGCTGGGTTACCTGTTGCTGGCGGAGGTGTTTGAAGACAAGGGCCGGTTTACGGACGATATCATTAACGGTGTATGGGCGATTTGCGAAGAGTCTTTCTGGGGCGCGTCGGCGCATCTGCCCAGGAATAAACCCCATTCGGGATTACCGGATGTGTCGAAGCCTTTCGTGGAACTCTTTTCTGCCGAAACAGCCACGCTGCTCGCCTGGGTCGATTATTTCGTGGGTGATAAGCTGGACGAAGTATCGTTGCAGGTACGCAAACGCATCTACCATGAAACGAATTACCGCATCTTTGAACCATTAATGAACCAGCATCACGGATGGATGGCCGCCAACTCACAAGGCCGCCCGCCCAATAACTGGAACCCCTGGATCTGCTCCAACTGGTTAAACGCTGTGCTGTTGCTCGAAAAAGACGACACTAAACGCACGGCTGCCGTACACAAACTGCTGCAAACCCTCGACGCCTTCCTGAACCCTTACCCGGCCGATGGTGGCTGCGATGAAGGTCCGAGCTACTGGGGCGCAGCGGCGGCTTCGCTGTACGATAACCTGGCCATGCTGAACCTGGCGAGCAATGATGCATTCAACTATGTATTTGAAGATGAGAAAGTACGTAACATGGGGCGCTATATTTACCGCGCGCAGATCAGTCGTAAATACTTTTTAAACTTTGCAGATGCAGATCCGCAACCGAATATGGACGGTGCGATGATCTATCGTTACGGCAAAGCGATCAAAGATGCGGATATGATGCGTTTCGGTGCTTATTACATCGATGGGAAAGCACCTGCTAAACTTACGCGCTACCACTACTTCCGCAACCTGTTCGAAATATTTATGCAGGACGAGTTTGCCAAGGCGGAAAAAGGCCTGCCATTGCCGGCCGACAGTTGGCTGCCTGATCTGCAGGTTTTCGTATCCCGCGACTTGAATGGTTCTACCGACGGTTACTTCGTCGCGGCGAAAGGCGGGCATAACGACGAAAGTCACAACCACAACGATATTGGCAATTACGTGGTATACTACGATGGCCAGCCCCTGCTGATCGATGTGGGCCGTGGTACGTACACGGCGAAAACGTTCAGCGATAAACGGTACGACATCTGGTACAACCGTTCCGACTATCACAACCTGCCTACGGTAAATGGTCAGACGCAGTTGCCGGGCATGAAATATAAGGCAGGCAAGGTGGATTATATGCGGGGCAAATGGTATACTAAGTTCTCGCTCGACCTGAAAGATGCCTATCCCGAAGCGGCCGGCATTGAAAAATGGCAGCGCAACATTCTTTTCACGAAAGGTAAAAAGGTAGAGATAAGCGAGGATATTGTGCTTAAGCAGGGTGGTAATATTGTCGAACATTTGGTCACCTGTTTCCCGGCAGCGCTCATATCCCCCGGGAAAATAGTGGTGCATTGGAAGTCTGAAAAGGGCGAGGCAAAAGACTTCTACATTCATTACCCCGAAAAACTGTTCGGTGCGAATGTAGAAAAGGTGAAGCTGCAGGCGATGGAAGACGAGGGTATTAAACAGAAGTGGGGCGATAACATCTATCGCATCAACTTTACTACGGTGAAGGACCTGCCGAAAGCGAAGTTCACTTTTGTGATCACCGGTAAATAA
- a CDS encoding glycoside hydrolase family 172 protein, with the protein MKKLPLLLLCCMLMTRAFSQQAGGFNGLDMNLGNLFRLSAAQTRSISPENFTGEKGKGGMAIPRKDAPANTANATNAARDLGQGWKVNPYVIIKPGETFTLGEIMGPGAIQHIWMTPTGTWRYSILRVYWDDEKDPSIECPVGDFFGMAFNEYAPLNSLPITVNPGSAFNSYWTMPFRKKCRITMENINTEQMTLYYQIDYTLTEVPADAYFHAQFRQARPDTASDYVLIDNIRGKGQFVGTYMALSVNNNGWWGEGEIKFFIDGDKQFPTICGTGTEDYFCGSYNFDRGGKYIPFCTPYAGLHQVIGSDGTYRARQRFGMYRWHIVDPVRFHKDLRVTIQDLGWRSGGRYLKQQSDISSVVYWYQAEPHVKFPPMPTRDELEVL; encoded by the coding sequence ATGAAAAAACTACCCCTCTTGCTACTCTGCTGTATGTTGATGACCCGCGCCTTTAGCCAGCAGGCTGGCGGCTTTAACGGTCTGGATATGAACCTCGGCAACCTCTTCCGTTTATCAGCTGCGCAAACCCGTTCCATCAGCCCCGAAAACTTTACTGGTGAAAAAGGGAAAGGCGGCATGGCGATTCCCCGTAAAGATGCACCCGCCAATACCGCCAATGCGACCAATGCCGCCCGCGACCTCGGTCAGGGTTGGAAAGTGAATCCTTATGTAATCATCAAACCTGGAGAAACATTTACTTTGGGTGAGATTATGGGTCCGGGTGCGATTCAGCACATCTGGATGACGCCCACCGGCACCTGGCGTTACTCTATTCTACGCGTGTATTGGGACGATGAAAAAGATCCATCTATCGAATGCCCTGTAGGCGATTTCTTTGGGATGGCCTTTAATGAGTATGCTCCCCTGAACTCACTGCCCATCACCGTTAATCCCGGCAGCGCCTTCAATTCCTACTGGACCATGCCATTCCGTAAAAAGTGCCGCATTACAATGGAAAACATCAATACAGAGCAAATGACTTTGTATTACCAGATCGATTATACACTTACGGAAGTGCCGGCCGATGCGTACTTTCATGCCCAGTTCCGCCAGGCCAGGCCGGATACGGCTTCGGACTATGTACTGATCGATAATATTCGTGGTAAAGGCCAATTCGTGGGTACTTACATGGCATTGAGCGTAAACAATAATGGCTGGTGGGGCGAAGGCGAGATCAAGTTCTTTATCGATGGCGATAAACAGTTCCCCACGATTTGCGGCACCGGCACGGAAGATTACTTCTGCGGTTCTTACAATTTCGATCGCGGGGGCAAGTATATACCGTTTTGCACGCCTTACGCCGGTCTGCACCAGGTAATCGGCTCCGATGGTACCTATCGTGCGAGGCAGCGATTTGGCATGTATCGCTGGCATATTGTTGACCCCGTGCGCTTTCACAAAGACCTGCGTGTAACCATACAGGATCTTGGCTGGCGCTCGGGCGGCCGTTATTTAAAGCAGCAATCAGATATATCGTCCGTAGTATACTGGTACCAGGCAGAACCTCATGTGAAGTTTCCGCCTATGCCTACGCGGGACGAGCTGGAGGTGTTATAG
- a CDS encoding carboxymuconolactone decarboxylase family protein yields the protein MTTRISYQDVNKGFADGLMKSGMYIKKSTLDPLLLELLHYRVSQINGCAYCLDMGHKEAMAKGELQERLHGLAAWREFSWYTEQERVALAYAEALTNASSQDIEDALFAQLQQFFTLAEIADLALAVSLTNVWNRINKTFRPVAGSYQVGQYA from the coding sequence ATGACCACAAGAATTTCTTACCAGGATGTAAACAAAGGATTTGCCGACGGACTGATGAAGTCGGGCATGTACATTAAAAAGAGCACCCTCGATCCCCTGTTGCTGGAACTGTTGCACTACCGCGTGTCGCAGATTAACGGTTGCGCCTATTGCCTGGACATGGGGCATAAGGAGGCCATGGCCAAAGGTGAATTGCAGGAACGTTTACATGGCCTGGCTGCCTGGCGCGAATTTTCCTGGTACACCGAGCAGGAGCGCGTGGCGCTTGCCTATGCGGAGGCCTTAACAAATGCATCCAGCCAGGATATAGAAGACGCCCTGTTTGCACAATTGCAGCAATTTTTCACCCTCGCCGAAATCGCCGACCTTGCATTGGCTGTTAGCCTTACTAATGTTTGGAACCGCATCAACAAAACTTTCAGGCCAGTAGCCGGCAGCTACCAGGTTGGACAATATGCTTAA
- a CDS encoding sigma-70 family RNA polymerase sigma factor, whose protein sequence is MINNYQQELFPYAYNILGSAEDARDAIQDVLGHYVAVDRSHIENEKGYLVKAVINQSINLKAKRRVLSTEEVWLPEPIATEQADSSLHTRDIVSYSMLVLLEQLNPRERAVFILKEAFSYSHEDIAEVLGFTVENSRKLLSRAKARLEKSRQPAALPRQDEGFRMIEQYIGAIQSGDVARLEKLLSADIAFYADGGPGMQLVMRHCQGADKVAGLLQYVYKTFQQNYTIHLAVVNHQPAILYYDNSRLTACQVLEIQGGVITQVLSMLDPEKLKLVAGK, encoded by the coding sequence ATGATCAACAATTATCAGCAAGAGTTATTCCCCTACGCGTACAACATCCTCGGTTCCGCCGAGGATGCCCGCGATGCCATCCAGGACGTGCTGGGTCACTACGTAGCCGTCGATCGCAGTCACATCGAAAACGAAAAAGGCTACCTGGTGAAAGCCGTCATTAACCAGAGCATCAACCTGAAGGCAAAACGAAGAGTGCTTAGCACCGAGGAGGTATGGCTGCCCGAACCCATCGCCACCGAGCAAGCCGATAGCAGCCTGCATACCCGTGACATCGTATCCTACTCGATGCTGGTGCTGCTGGAGCAGTTAAACCCGCGGGAACGGGCTGTATTTATCCTGAAAGAAGCTTTTTCCTATTCCCATGAGGACATTGCCGAAGTGTTAGGCTTTACGGTCGAGAATAGCCGTAAACTGCTCAGCCGCGCCAAAGCCAGGTTGGAAAAATCCCGCCAACCCGCTGCACTCCCGCGCCAGGACGAAGGCTTCCGGATGATCGAACAGTACATCGGCGCCATTCAAAGCGGAGATGTTGCCCGGCTGGAGAAGTTATTATCCGCCGACATCGCCTTCTACGCCGATGGTGGCCCGGGTATGCAACTGGTAATGCGTCATTGCCAGGGCGCCGACAAGGTGGCTGGTTTGCTGCAGTATGTGTATAAGACCTTCCAGCAAAACTATACCATCCACCTGGCAGTTGTTAATCATCAACCCGCCATCCTGTACTATGACAACAGCCGTTTAACCGCCTGCCAGGTGCTGGAGATACAGGGCGGGGTAATTACCCAGGTACTGAGCATGCTGGATCCGGAGAAGTTGAAGCTGGTAGCGGGGAAGTAG
- a CDS encoding ABC transporter permease, whose amino-acid sequence MLRNYIKTGWRNIFRSRFYSSLNVIGLAAGLAFTLFVLAYVWNEFSVNRDIKDRGQQYIIRSEWKQPNMGFELATLGMLPKVLKEQYPALVKNYYRWDGITVTASKGEKAFRESLQVGDTSLLDMYGLQVVDGSRQPSSDPFSVIITDKAAVKYFGKADVAGQTISIENFAGVKSDFQVTTVIRKPFTNVITDISRAETSDFFIPITAAKHFGRDIESWNNPYIAGFIQLQPGVRPEQLDKPIKDLVAANASAAVSANLTPQLSQLDDYYFERDNGLVRRMLYTLSGIGLFILLMAIVNFVNMSVSRAASRLKEIGVRKALGGVKRQLVAQFLVESTILVSFSAVLALAIYPLVRPLVNRALNRPLPALGDFPAWFVVFPLLLILVTGFMAGLYPAFILSSFKSVDSLKGKMKSGKDHRWMRQSLVGFQFFTAAVVLIGAVIVSRQVQLFFGSSLGYDKSHLLSAQVPRNWTPEGVAHMLSVRDRLSEIPQVKEVSLSYEVPDGNNGNNISIQRPGGDADEVISAYMLITDEAFARTYDVAMKGGRFFKEKGGQMDSSGVVINETMAKALGWQPQEATGRQIKIAQTTTVLNVTGVMKDFHFGTMQQAIQPIVFTHVSQVPLYRYLSVRLQSGNLTASLAAVKHKWEELMPGAPFEYKFMDETLAQVYATEMQLKQAAYIATALALLIALLGILGTVSLNVHKRTKEIGVRKVLGASVAGIVSLFVKDMLTVLLVAMLLACPVAYFLMLHWLQDYVYHIPITAMPFALTIMSLAAITVILIIAQTIRTAQMNPVKSLRTE is encoded by the coding sequence ATGCTGCGTAATTACATCAAAACAGGTTGGAGAAACATCTTCAGAAGCCGTTTCTATTCTTCGCTGAACGTGATCGGCCTCGCTGCGGGCCTCGCCTTTACCTTGTTCGTACTGGCTTATGTGTGGAACGAGTTTAGTGTAAACCGCGACATCAAAGACCGCGGACAGCAATACATCATCCGCAGTGAGTGGAAGCAGCCTAACATGGGCTTCGAGCTCGCTACGCTGGGCATGCTGCCTAAAGTGCTGAAAGAACAGTACCCTGCACTCGTGAAAAACTATTACCGCTGGGATGGTATTACGGTGACTGCCTCGAAAGGGGAGAAGGCCTTTCGCGAAAGCCTACAGGTGGGCGATACTTCACTTCTTGATATGTATGGCCTTCAGGTTGTAGATGGCAGCAGGCAACCTTCGTCTGATCCGTTTAGTGTGATCATTACAGATAAGGCAGCGGTGAAGTATTTTGGTAAAGCCGACGTGGCAGGACAAACCATCAGTATCGAAAACTTTGCTGGCGTCAAAAGTGATTTCCAGGTAACTACTGTGATCAGGAAACCGTTTACGAATGTGATTACAGATATTTCCCGGGCCGAAACCAGCGACTTCTTTATACCCATTACCGCCGCCAAACACTTTGGTCGCGATATCGAGAGTTGGAACAACCCATACATTGCCGGTTTTATACAGTTACAACCGGGCGTGCGGCCCGAGCAGCTGGACAAACCCATTAAAGACCTGGTCGCAGCTAATGCCAGTGCCGCAGTGTCAGCCAATCTTACCCCTCAACTTTCCCAACTGGATGATTATTACTTTGAACGCGATAACGGCCTGGTACGCCGCATGCTTTACACCCTTTCGGGCATAGGATTGTTTATTCTGCTGATGGCGATCGTCAACTTTGTAAATATGTCTGTAAGCCGCGCTGCTTCCAGGTTAAAAGAGATCGGTGTCAGGAAGGCTTTGGGTGGAGTGAAGCGTCAACTGGTAGCGCAGTTCCTGGTAGAGTCGACTATTCTTGTTTCGTTCTCGGCAGTGTTGGCGTTAGCGATCTATCCATTAGTGCGGCCACTAGTGAACCGTGCGCTGAACAGGCCGTTGCCCGCGTTGGGCGATTTTCCCGCCTGGTTCGTAGTTTTTCCGCTTTTGCTGATCCTGGTTACGGGCTTTATGGCAGGCTTGTATCCTGCTTTCATACTCTCGTCCTTTAAGTCGGTGGACTCGTTAAAAGGAAAAATGAAGTCCGGCAAAGATCACCGCTGGATGCGGCAGTCATTGGTGGGTTTCCAGTTCTTTACGGCCGCCGTCGTATTGATTGGTGCGGTGATCGTATCGCGGCAGGTGCAGCTGTTTTTCGGCAGTTCGCTGGGGTATGATAAGTCGCACCTGTTATCGGCACAGGTGCCCCGCAACTGGACGCCCGAAGGGGTGGCGCACATGTTATCTGTACGTGATCGTTTGTCCGAAATACCACAGGTAAAAGAAGTGTCGCTGTCGTACGAAGTGCCGGACGGCAACAATGGCAATAATATCAGCATACAGCGTCCCGGTGGCGATGCGGATGAGGTGATCTCTGCCTATATGCTGATTACCGACGAAGCCTTTGCGCGCACGTACGATGTAGCGATGAAGGGCGGTCGCTTTTTTAAAGAGAAGGGCGGGCAGATGGACAGCTCGGGCGTGGTGATCAATGAAACGATGGCCAAAGCATTGGGCTGGCAGCCACAGGAAGCCACGGGCCGACAGATAAAAATCGCGCAAACTACCACCGTACTTAATGTAACAGGAGTGATGAAAGACTTCCATTTCGGTACGATGCAACAGGCCATACAGCCCATCGTGTTTACCCATGTAAGCCAGGTTCCGCTCTATCGCTACTTGTCCGTACGCCTGCAATCCGGTAACCTTACCGCTTCCCTGGCAGCAGTTAAGCACAAATGGGAAGAACTAATGCCTGGCGCGCCATTCGAATACAAGTTTATGGACGAAACACTGGCGCAGGTATACGCGACAGAGATGCAGCTAAAACAGGCGGCTTACATTGCCACTGCGCTTGCTTTGCTGATTGCGCTGCTGGGCATTCTCGGTACTGTATCACTCAACGTGCACAAGCGCACGAAAGAAATTGGGGTGCGAAAAGTACTGGGAGCATCCGTAGCAGGCATTGTATCCCTCTTTGTAAAAGATATGCTGACGGTATTGTTAGTAGCCATGCTGCTGGCCTGTCCGGTCGCTTATTTCCTGATGCTGCATTGGTTGCAGGATTACGTGTACCATATCCCTATAACGGCGATGCCGTTCGCATTGACGATCATGTCGCTGGCGGCGATTACCGTGATACTCATCATCGCACAAACCATACGCACCGCGCAAATGAACCCGGTGAAGAGTTTAAGGACAGAGTAA
- a CDS encoding lipocalin family protein, with product MKNTLTCAGLLAACMFTASACKKDDNKTQTAHEKNVALITDRNWNIAFNGYDNNGDGVLDYNYMDGPDNSLAACIIDDEWEFRSDSTFFMRLKGEDNCATEDGGPFPWSLSKDSKTINYSGTINNVLLLNDTAFQFSQEVNGETHYTHFRRAKK from the coding sequence ATGAAAAATACCCTTACCTGCGCCGGCCTGCTGGCCGCCTGTATGTTTACCGCCTCTGCCTGTAAGAAAGACGACAACAAGACTCAAACGGCCCATGAAAAGAACGTCGCGCTTATCACCGACAGAAACTGGAACATCGCTTTTAATGGCTACGACAATAATGGCGATGGCGTACTCGATTACAATTATATGGATGGTCCAGACAACTCCCTGGCAGCATGTATAATAGACGATGAGTGGGAATTTCGCAGCGACAGCACGTTCTTTATGCGACTCAAAGGAGAAGATAATTGCGCCACAGAGGATGGCGGCCCGTTCCCCTGGAGCCTGAGCAAAGACAGCAAGACGATCAATTACAGCGGCACGATCAATAATGTATTGCTGCTGAACGATACTGCCTTCCAATTTTCCCAGGAGGTAAATGGTGAAACGCATTACACGCATTTTCGCCGGGCAAAGAAATAA
- a CDS encoding VOC family protein, whose translation MFTNTKAISGFSVNDLQAARAFYQDVLGIKVTAEDEMPVLQLHIAGSTPIMVYEKGNHEPATYTVLNFPVDDIDTAVDALRAKGVTFLQYEGDIKTDEKGISRDNGGPAIAWFEDPAGNIFSVLKM comes from the coding sequence ATGTTTACAAACACCAAAGCAATCAGTGGATTTTCGGTAAACGATCTGCAGGCAGCCAGGGCATTTTATCAAGATGTACTGGGCATAAAAGTAACGGCGGAAGATGAAATGCCGGTACTGCAACTACACATTGCAGGCAGCACGCCTATCATGGTTTACGAAAAAGGCAACCACGAGCCGGCTACTTACACGGTACTCAACTTTCCGGTAGATGATATTGATACTGCGGTAGATGCGCTGCGCGCGAAAGGCGTCACGTTCCTGCAATATGAAGGTGATATCAAAACAGATGAAAAAGGCATTTCCCGTGATAACGGAGGCCCGGCCATCGCCTGGTTCGAGGATCCGGCGGGGAATATTTTCTCTGTATTAAAAATGTAG